The Porites lutea chromosome 4, jaPorLute2.1, whole genome shotgun sequence genome contains a region encoding:
- the LOC140936002 gene encoding cytidine and dCMP deaminase domain-containing protein 1-like: MADNTQPNVKEDENALKTPSSDGNGAVTSDNKMSTLKRRVNIGICRESLFLTMAMCMEMFPEPAHHPDSDSPKTIDQSSNSYRKIGCVLVHQKEYIVAVDRSREGVHGVARLLVKHHDKTMGCSMYISRKPCPYCSKLLAKSGVTSITYPPAETEFYNEKEERRVDTLLNACGITQTVLVPQMQGYSAIQTEEQQQLFTKGIPFRDIQEYTENVLRRFWSKERVRYLICESIEQTYSEFENLVKWMAQIHISLTCSKLRCSGYGFTGERELGSFDPENNLYQEQIAKHLLGLASMTIQATVEPKTGVGCVILKGDDVVAIGWNDFPSQKIEEEFHDSSDLERDKYPFFVHAEQNALLRCNVADISGSTLFVTKMPCHECTPLVKVAGIGTVVLATSLEPITEKYKLNYEVFQQEVGKGNFICFELI; encoded by the coding sequence atggcggacaacaCGCAGCCAAATGTAAAGGAGGatgaaaatgctttgaaaacgCCTTCCAGTGACGGCAACGGTGCAGTCACCAGCGATAATAAAATGAGTACATTAAAGAGGCGAGTAAACATTGGAATCTGCAGGGaatctctttttttaacaatggCAATGTGTATGGAAATGTTTCCTGAACCTGCACATCACCCTGATTCTGATTCGCCTAAAACAATCGATCAATCATCAAATTCGTACAGAAAAATTGGTTGCGTTCTTGTTCATCAAAAGGAGTACATTGTTGCAGTTGATCGTAGTCGTGAAGGCGTCCACGGAGTAGCTCGTTTGCTTGTCAAACATCATGACAAAACTATGGGTTGCAGCATGTACATATCCCGGAAGCCATGTCCGTATTGTTCTAAGCTGTTAGCGAAGTCTGGGGTAACTTCCATCACATATCCGCCAGCTGAAACCGAGTTTTACAACGAAAAAGAAGAAAGGCGGGTAGATACCTTGCTTAATGCTTGTGGAATCACTCAAACTGTTCTTGTGCCTCAAATGCAGGGTTATTCAGCAATACAAACCGAGGAACAACAACAGTTATTTACTAAAGGAATACCTTTTCGTGACATTCAAGAGTACACGGAGAATGTTTTAAGAAGATTCTGGAGTAAGGAACGCGTGAGATATTTAATATGTGAATCCATTGAACAAACCTACAGTGAGTTTGAAAATCTTGTCAAGTGGATGGCCCAAATCCATATCTCATTAACTTGTTCTAAGTTAAGGTGTTCTGGTTATGGCTTCACTGGAGAGAGAGAACTTGGGTCATTTGATCCTGAAAATAACCTCTACCAGGAGCAGATAGCAAAGCACCTGCTTGGATTAGCATCGATGACTATTCAAGCCACCGTTGAGCCAAAAACTGGAGTAGGATGTGTAATCTTGAAGGGAGACGATGTAGTAGCTATAGGCTGGAATGATTTTCCCTCTCAGAAAATTGAAGAAGAGTTTCATGATTCCTCTGATCTTGAAAGGGACAAGTACCCTTTCTTTGTTCATGCAGAACAAAATGCACTTCTCAGGTGTAATGTTGCAGACATCTCAGGAAGTACTTTATTTGTGACCAAAATGCCATGTCATGAGTGCACACCTTTAGTAAAGGTTGCAGGTATTGGGACTGTTGTATTGGCAACTTCACTAGAAccaataacagaaaaatataaacTCAATTATGAAGTGTTTCAACAAGAGGTCGGTAAAGGTAATTTCATTTGCTTTGAACTGATCTGA